The Streptomyces sp. NBC_00597 DNA segment GACGTCCGCGCCGACGCGCAGGCCGTCGTCGTACGGGCGACCGGTCTGCTGCCCGTGCACTGGTCCGGCTGCGAACGCCGGTGCGGGCACCCCCGCGGCACCGCATGGGTGGACGTGGTCGCCACCCGCGCGGGGTACGACCTCACCGCGGCCGGCGGCACCCCGCGCCGGGGCCTGCGCACCCCCGAACTTCCCGCGGCCCTCGCGGACGCACGCCGCACCACCTCCCACGACGCAGCGAAGAAATGAGCGAGTACACAGTGTTCGAGTACGAGAAGGACGGCGCGGCGATCTACCGCCAGTCCTTTGCCACGATCCGCGCCGAGGCGGACCTCTCCGGGCTGCCCGCCTCCGTCGCCCAGGTCGCGGTGCGCATGATCCACGCCTGCGGAATGACCGACCTGCCCCAGGACCTCGGCTACACCCCGGACGTCGTGCTCCGCGCGCGCGCCGCCCTGACCGCGGGCGCGCCGATCCTCTGCGACGTGCAGATGGTCGCCAGCGGCGTCACCCGCAAGCGGCTGCCCGCCGACAACGAGGTGATCTGTACCCTCTCCGACCCGGCCGTGCCGGCCCTCGCCGCGAAGATGGGCACCACGCGCAGCGCCGCCGCACTCGAAGTCTGGCGCGACCGCGGCCTGCTGGAGGGCTCCGTGATCGCCGTCGGCAACGCGCCGACCGCCCTGTTCCGGCTGCTGGAGATGATCGAGGAGGGCGCGCCGCGCCCCGCCGCCGTCATCGGGGTCCCGGTCGGCTTCATCGGCGCCGCCGAGTCCAAGGACGCGCTCGCCGCCCACGCTTCCGGGCTCGACCACCTGATCGTGCGCGGCCGGCGCGGTGGCAGCGCCATCGCCGCAGCCGCCGTCAACGCGATCGCGAGCGAGGAAGAATGAGCACCGGAAAGCTGTACGGCGTCGGGCTCGGCCCCGGCGACCCCTCCCTGATGACGCTGCGGGCCGTCGAGGTGATCGCCGAGGCGCAGGTCGTCGCGTACCACAGCGCCCGCCACGGCCGCTCGATCGCCCGCTCGATCGCCGCCGGGCACCTGCGCGCGGACCACATCGAGGAGCCGCTGGTCTACCCGGTCACCACCGAGACCACCGACCACCCCGGCGGCTACCAGGGGGCGATGGAGGAGTTCTACGAGGAGTCCGCCGCCCGGCTGGCCGCCCACCTGGACGCCGGCCGGACCGTCGCCGTGCTGGCCGAGGGCGACCCGCTCTTCTACGGCTCGTACATGCACATGCACAAGCGGCTCGCCGACCGCTACCAGGCCGAGGTGATCCCCGGAGTGACCTCGGTGAGCGCCGCCGCCGCCCGGCTCGGCACCCCGCTCGTCGAGGGCGAGGAGGTGCTGACGATCCTTCCCGGCACCCTCCCGGAGGACGAGCTCACCGCCCGCCTCGCCGCCACCGACTCCGCGGTCGTGATGAAGCTCGGCCGGACCTTCCCGGCCGTGCGCCGCGCCATGGAGGGCAGCGGGCGCCTCGCGGAGGCCCGCTACGTCGAACGCGCCACCATGGCGGGGGAGCGGACCGGCGTCCTCGCCGACACCGATCCCGAGAGCGTGCCGTACTTCGCCGTCGCCGTCGTGCCCAGCCGCATCGGCAACCCGGGCAGCGTCCCGTCGGGCCCCGGCGAGGTCGTGGTCGTCGGCACCGGACCGGCCGGGCCGCTCTGGCTGACCCCCGAGACGCGGCGGGCCCTGGCCGACGCCGAGGTGCTCGTCGGGTACACCACCTATCTGGACCGGGTCCCCGGGAAGCCGGGCCAGGTCCGGCACGGCTCCGACAACAAGGTCGAGTCGGAGCGCGCCGAGTTCGCGCTCGACCTCGCCCGCCGCGGCAAGCGGGTGGCCGTGGTCTCCGGCGGCGACCCGGGCGTCTTCGCC contains these protein-coding regions:
- a CDS encoding precorrin-2 C(20)-methyltransferase, which translates into the protein MSTGKLYGVGLGPGDPSLMTLRAVEVIAEAQVVAYHSARHGRSIARSIAAGHLRADHIEEPLVYPVTTETTDHPGGYQGAMEEFYEESAARLAAHLDAGRTVAVLAEGDPLFYGSYMHMHKRLADRYQAEVIPGVTSVSAAAARLGTPLVEGEEVLTILPGTLPEDELTARLAATDSAVVMKLGRTFPAVRRAMEGSGRLAEARYVERATMAGERTGVLADTDPESVPYFAVAVVPSRIGNPGSVPSGPGEVVVVGTGPAGPLWLTPETRRALADAEVLVGYTTYLDRVPGKPGQVRHGSDNKVESERAEFALDLARRGKRVAVVSGGDPGVFAMATAVLEVAGQPQYKDVPVRVLPGVTAANAAAAAAGAPLGHDYATVSLSDRLKPWEVIAERLRAAAAADLVLALYNPGSRSRTWQVAQAKELLLELRSAQTPVVVARDVGGPEQSVRVLSLGELEPSEVDMRTILLIGSSQTQVTERPDGTRVTWTPRRYPEA
- a CDS encoding precorrin-8X methylmutase — its product is MSEYTVFEYEKDGAAIYRQSFATIRAEADLSGLPASVAQVAVRMIHACGMTDLPQDLGYTPDVVLRARAALTAGAPILCDVQMVASGVTRKRLPADNEVICTLSDPAVPALAAKMGTTRSAAALEVWRDRGLLEGSVIAVGNAPTALFRLLEMIEEGAPRPAAVIGVPVGFIGAAESKDALAAHASGLDHLIVRGRRGGSAIAAAAVNAIASEEE